GGGTTTTCGACTCCGGCATCGACGGTCCCGCGGACGTGGTCCGGGCGTTCTACGGTGCCGTCGACGCCGGTAACGTGGCGCGGGCCCGCGAACTGATTCACGAGGACGGCGAGTCCATCGACGCCGCGAACATCCGGGAGACGAGCGTCGAAATCGTCTCTCTGGAGCGCGTGGAGACCGACCGCGCGGACACCGCGAAGTTCCGGATAACGATTCGCGTGAACGGTCGGTACACCGAGGAGGCCGTGGTCGACCTACAGAAGAACGAGAACGGCGAGTGGCGGATGCTGGCGGTGTAGCCGTCAGTCGTCCGCGACAACTGCCGAGTCGGCGCTCTGGCGGTCCTGATTGTAGCCGTGGCCGGACAGCGCCATCGCGAACAGCACGAGCGGGGAGAGAATGCCGAAGAAGTAGTACGGCGCCCACCACCACGAGATGGCGGCCGACTGGCTGGTGTAGAGGACGCCGGTCATGAAGACGGCGCCGGCGTGCCACGGGAAGAACGGCCCGGTGGGGGTGCCGGCGGCTTCGACGGCCCGCGAGAGGTCGCGCTCGTCGAGGCCGTACTCGTCGTAGAGGTTCCGGAGGCTGACGCCGGGGACGACGATGCTCATGTACTGCTGGGCGGAGAAGGCGTTCGTGGTGACGGCGGCGAGGCCGGTGCCGGCGACGAGCGAGCCGGGCGACCAGACGGCCTCGGTGAGGTGGTGGGCGAGCGTCGGGAGGACGCCGGTGCGTTCGAGCAGGCCGCCGAGGGCGAGCGCGGCGACGACGACGGCGATGGTCCACGCGGAGCCGGAGACGCCGCCCGTGGTCAGGAGGCCGTTGACGAGTTCGCTCCCGGTCGCGGGGCTGGTGCCGTTGAGGAAGGCGTTCCACGACGCGGTGAAGGAGACGCCCTGCGCGAGGACGGACGTGAACGCGCCGGCGAAGACGCCGGCGAGGAGCGCGGGGAGCGCGGGGTAGCCCCGGATTGCGAGGCCGAACGTGACGACCAGCGGCAGGAACACGAGCGGGCCGAGCGCGTACGTGTCGGCGAGCGGGCCGCTGACGGCGGCGACGTTCGTGGCGCCGCCGTCGACGGCGAGGACGCCGAGGACGGCGTACGCGACGACCGAGAGCCCGAACGCGATGGCGGTGCCGAGGCGCATGCCGTTGATGTGGTCGTAGAGGTCGGCGTTGGTGACGGCGGCCGCGAGGTTCGTGGTGTCCGAGAGCGGACTCTGTTTGTCGCCGGCGTACGCGCCGGAGACGATGGCGCCGGCGGTCATCGCCAGCGGGACGCCGAGGCCGTTGCCGATGCCGACGAACGCGACGCCGAGCGTGCCGACGGTGGTCCACGAGGAGCCGATGGCGAACGCGACGATTGCGGAGAGGACGGCGGTGACGGGGAGGAAGGTGGCGGGCGTGAGCGCGCCGAGGCCGTAGTACATCAGGCCGGGGATGGTGCCGGCGCTGGTCCACGTCGCGATGAGGCCGTAGATGACGAACAGGATGAGAATCGCCTGTAAGCCCATGCGGAGGCCGCTGGCCGCGGCGTCGTACACCGAGTCCCAGTCGTAGCCGAGGCGGTAGCGCGCGAACAGCCCGGCGAACGCGATGCTCCACAGCAGCGGTCCGTGGGGCGCCAGCCCGAGGTAGCCGGAGCCGACGCCGAGGAAGACGACGACGGCGAGCACCGGCGCGAGCGCTTCCCGCAGACTCGGCCGGTGGGCGTCGTCGATGTCGTCGTAGGTGAGAGGCGTGAACTCGCTCATCGACGCCTGCTAATTCTCTCTAGTAATTAAGCCACTCGGTTAGATTATCGCAGGGAATTTTCGCCGGGTGTTGGAGATACCGGCGACGCTCGCCAGTTTCGGCGCGCGCTCAGCGCAGTTCCGCGTCCAGCGTCTTCTCCACGCCGAGCGCTCGCGACACCGGACAGTTCTCCTTGGCCTCCTCGGCGAGAGATTGGAACTCCTCGTCGTCGATTCCCTCGACCTCGACGACCGTATCGAGGTGACTGCGCGTAATCGTCCAGCCGTCCTCGCCCTCTTCGAGGTGGACCGTCGCCTCCGTCTCGACCGAGTCGGGGTCGTAGTCCGCGCGGTCCAACTCCCCGGCCAGCGCCATCGAGAAACAGCCCGCGTGGGCCGCGCCCAACAGTTCCTCGGGGTTCGTCGCCTCGCCCTCCTCGAACCGCGACCGGAAGTCGTAGGGGCCCTCGAACGCGCCGCTACCGAGTGCCAGACTCCCGTCGCCGGACGGGAGCGCGCCGTTCCACGTCGCTCGTGCCGTTCGTTCGACCATCGGTGGACACACCGGTTTACTGTTGGCTGTCTAACCACATCGGTGTTCGGGTCGGACTGGGAAAACTGATTAACCGGGCCCGCATTGCCCCCCACATGGCTAGCTTCAGCGAGATGGACGTCGACACCATCTGGATGGACGGCGAATTCCGCGACTGGGAGGACGCCCAAGTCCACGTACTCACTCACGCGCTCCACTACGGCAGCGGCGTCTTCGAGGGCGTCCGCGCGTACGACACCGACAACGGCCCCGCCATCTTCCGCTGGGAGGAACACCTCGACCGCCTCTACGAGTCCTGCAAGCCCTACGACCTCGAAATCGAGTACACGCCCGAGGAACTCACCGAGGCCACCGAGGAACTCCTCGACCGCCAGGACCTCGCGTCCTGTTACATCCGCCCCATCGCGTACTACGGCTACGAGAGCCTCGGCGTCTCCCCCGGCGACTGCCCGACCGACGTCACCATCGCCGCGTGGCCGTGGGGCGCCTACCTCGGCGAGGACGCCCTCCAGAACGGCGTCGAAGTGATGGTGTCCTCGTGGCGCAAGCACGCCTCCAGCCAGATTCCCACGAACGCCAAGACCACCGGCCTCTACGTCAACAGCATGCTCGCCGGCGAGGAAGCCCGCCGCAACGGCTTCACCGAGGCCATCGTCCTCAACAAGGAAGGCAACGTCGCGGAAGGCCCCGGCGAGAACATCTTCCTCGTGCGCGACGACGAGATTTACACGCCCGGCCTCTCCGAGAGCATCCTCGACGGCATCACCCGCGACACCGTCATCACGCTCGCCGAGGAGCGCGGCTACACCGTCCACGACGACGTCTCCATCTCGCGGGGCGAACTCCACACCGCCGACGAACTGTTCTTCACCGGCTCCGCCGCCGAAGTCACGCCCATCCGCAAGGTCGACAACGTCGAAATCGGCTCCGGCACCCGCGGCCCGGTCACCGAGGAACTCCAGTCCGCGTTCTTCGACATGGTGGAAGCCGGCGACCGCGAAGAGTGGTTCCACTACGTCTGAGACGGCGGTCTCGACGCCGGCTCAGCGCCGGCCGGTAGTTCCGGATTGTTCGCTCTCGCGGTCTGTTCTTCTCTGCCAGTCGCGCCGCGCTCTCGGTGGAAACGCCAGCCGAGACGGCGCAGAACTGGACAGTGCCGTAAAGGCCATTTACTGGCATGGTTGTGTTCCGTTTGCATGCTACAAGGACTCCCACTAGTACTGCTACTCGTCGCAGCGGTGGCGTTCATCATCGTCGCCACTGCGAAACTGGATCTGCACGCATTTCTCGCACTTCTCATCGCCGCCTACGTGACCGGGCTCGCCGCGGGACTCGACCCGGCGCGGGCAGCCACGCTGGTGACAGACGGATTCGGCGGCATCCTCGGCTACATCGGCATCGTCATCATCGCCGGGACGATCATCGGCACCTGTCTCGAACGCTCCGGCGCCGCGATCGTCATCGCGGAGACGATTCTCGACTACGTCGGCGAAGAGCACACGACGAAAGTGATGGCTATTACGGGGAGTTTCGTCTCCATCCCGGTGTTCTGTGACTCCGGGTTCGTCATTCTCTCCGGACTGAACCGGTCGCTCGCCGAGCGCTCCGGGCTCTCGCTGTCGACGCTCGCCGTCGCGCTCGCCGGCGGACTCTACGTCACGCACGTGTTCGTCCCGCCGACGCCCGGTCCCATCGCCGCTGCCGGGATCATCGGCGCGGACATCGGCCTCGTCATGCTCGCGGGCATCATCGTCAGCGCACCGATCGTCTTCGTCGCCGCAATCTGGGCCGACAGAGTCGCGTCGAACTACCACATCGACCCCAATCCGGAGATGACGATCGACGAAATCAAAGACGAGTACGGGACGATGCCGTCGCGCGCCGCGTCGTTCGCTCCGCTGGTCGTCCCGATTGCGCTCATCGCGCTCGGCTCCGTCGCCGCCTACCCCGAAGCGCAGAACCCCGAAATCATCACCGGGACGCTCCAGCGCTGGCTGCTGTTCCTCGGTGACCCCGCGGTCGCGCTGCTCGTCGGCGCGTTCGTCGCCTTCGGTATCGTGCCCGACTTCGACAGCAGCGTCACGGACGAGTGGGTCTCCGACGGCATCGAGAACGCCGCAGTCATCCTCGCGGTGACCGGCGCGGGCGGCGCGTTCGGCGAAGTGCTCGCCGCGCTGCCACTCGAGAGTTTCATCACCGACACGCTGGGCGGCCTCGGAATCGGGCTGTTCGCCGCGTTCGTCATCGCCGCCGCGATGAAGTCCGCACTCGGCTCCTCGACGGTCGCGATTCTGACCACGGCCAGCCTCGTCGCGCCGCTGCTCGGGTCGCTCGGCCTGAACACCGAACTCGGCCAAGTGTTCGCCGTCCTCGCAATCGGTGCGGGTAGCATGACCGTCAGCCACGCCAACGACTCCTACTTCTGGATCATCACGGAGTTCTCCGACATGGAGACGGCGACGGCCTACCAGGTCTGGACGCTCGCGACGCTGGTGCTCGGCGTCTCGAGTATCCTCTGGATCGTCGTCCTCCGGAACGCGGCGGGCCTGGTCTTCTAGGCGACGACCAGCACCCGCAGGTCGTTCAGATTCGTGCCGGTCGGGCCCGTCAGCACGAGCGCGTCCCGAGATTCGAGGTACGGATACACGTCGTTCGCCGCGAGCGCATCCCGTGCCACCTCGGGGTCCTCGACGGTCGTCCCGTCGACCAGTGCGCCCGCCGCGTCGGTCGCACCGTCGATTCCGTCGGTGTCGACGGCCGCGACCGTGACTTCGACGTCGCTGTCCTCGCCGCTGTCACGGAGACCGAGCGCCGCGCTCGTCGCGAACTCCTGGTTCGGGCCGCCCGACCCGTCCCCGCGAATCGTCACCGTCGTCTCACCGCCGGACAGCAGTACAGCCGGCGGCGAAACCGGCGTGCCGGTCGCCCGCATTTCCTCCGCGACGGCGACGTGTGTCGTCGCCGCTTCGCGGGCCTCACCGCGAACCCGCGAGGAGAGCACGAGCGTCTCGTAGCCGCGCTCGGCCGCCGTCTCCCGCGCCGCCTCGAGTACGGTCATCCCGTCGGCGACGACGTGGTTCGAGGCGGCCGCGAGCGCCGCGTCGTCCGCGCTCGGCGTCTCGTCGATTTCGCCGGCGGCGCCGCGCTCGAGGCGGGCCGTGACGGCGTCGGGCGCGTCGATTCCATAGCGACTGAGGACCGCGAGGGCGTCGTCGAACGTCGACTCGTCGGGAGCGACGGGTCCGCTCGCGATTACGCTCAGGTCGTTCCCGACGACGTCGCTGAGGACGAGGGAGACGACCGTCGCGGGGGCGGCGCGACGAGCCAACTGGCCGCCCTTCAGCGCAGAGAGGTGTTTACGGACCGCGTTGATTTCGTGGATGTCGGCCCCGCTCGCGAGCAAGGCGTCGGTCGCGTCCTGGAGGTCGGCGAGCGAGACGTCCCCCGCCGGCGCAGCCATGAGCGCGCTGCCGCCGCCGGTAATCGCCGCGAGGACGAGCGTGTTCTCGTCCGCCGCGTCCGCCGCCGCGAGCAACGCTCGGGTCCCGTCGACGCCGCGCTCGCTCGGCACCGGATGGTCCCCCTCGCGGACCGTCACGCGCTCCGTGTCCGCGGGGTCGTCCGTGACGACGACGCCGCCGTCGAGCCTGTCGCCGAGGACCCCCTCGAGCGCGGCGGCGACGTGCGCCGCGGCGTTGCCGCCGCCGAGAACGACCAGTTCCTCGTACTCCCCGAGGTCGTAGGTCGCGCCGTCGATTCGGAGCGTGTCCCCGTCGAGTGCGACGGCGTCCCGGACCACCGTCCGAGGGTGCCCCGCCTCGATGCCGGCTTCGACGCACGCGAGTGCGGTTTCGCGCGCCTCGCTCGAGGCGAGGCGGTCGTCGTCCTCGATCACGCGTCCGCCCCCACCGAGTCGGGCGTTTCCGTAGCGTCACTGGCGACACTCTGGCCGGAGACAGACACCCGGCCTCGCGTCACTAACCCGGTCGCAATCGAGCCGACAGTTCGGCCGCGGTGCCCTGTCACGTCCATAGCCGAACTATCCGCTGGAACTAGTAATAGGCACGGTCTCGCCGAATCGACACGAGACGTGAGCGGTTTCACAGCGCCCACGGGGGATGCGCGAACGGCGACGAAATCGCGTACGACACGCGGTGCCGACGCCTCACTCGTCGCCGACGTACTCGTCGATGTCGTCCATGTCTGTCTCCTCCTTCCCGAACCCGGCGCTCAACACTCGCGTGAGCGCGCTCTCCACGCTCTCGTCCTCGTCGACGATGTCCTCGGGTTCGAGTTCGATGACGAACCCGGTGGTGATGTTCGGCGCGGTCGGCATGAACACGACCTCGCGGCCGTCGTCGGTCGTCTTCCCGGTCTTGAACGCCGTCATCCGCATCCCCTCCCACGGCTCGATTTTCACCGGCTTCTGGAACTCCTCGGTGCTACTCGACAGGACGGTCTCGACGGCCATCTTCGAGGCGTTGTAGATGACGCGCAGAATCGGCAGGCGGTTGATGAGGTCGTCGATGAGGCCCTCGACGATGCCGCCGACCGCGGTCCGCATCAGGTAGCCCACCGAGAACACCAGCAACACGAACACCAGAAGCGACAGCGCGACCGCGACCGCGGGGTCGTCGATGTTCGTCGCGAGCAACGCGAACTCCGCGACGAACCCGAACAGCCAGTAGATGACGTACAGCGTGACCAGAATCGGCACGAGCACGACGAGCCCGCTCGCGAAGTCCCGCTTCCACGAAGTCATACGCTCACCCACTGACGCAGAACGTATAGGGATTTCGAGGTCTCGCGCTACCGCCCGAGAACCGCCCGCAGCGCGAACAGCATGTTCTCCTTTCGCTCCATCGCGCGCCGGTAGAAGTACGAGAACCACTTCCCGCCGTAGGGCACGTACTGCCAGACCTCCACGCCCTCCGCCGCGAGGTTGTACTGCGCGTCGTCGCGCACCCCCATCAGCATCTGGACCTCGTAGTCGGTGCCGTACTCGTCGTGGAGTTCCTCGGCGTACGAAATCATCTCGGGGTCGTGACTCCCCACCGCCACGCCGTCCTCGAACTCCCGGAACATGTACTCGAGGTAGTCGCGGTACGCCTCGTTCACGCGCTCCTTTTGCTTGTACGCGATGTCCTTCGGTTCGTCGTACGCGCCCTTCACGAGGCGGACCTTCCCCGGAAGGTCCGCGAGGCGTTCGAGGTCGTCCTCGGTGCGCTTGAGATTCGCCTGAATGCACACGCCGACGCCGCCCCCGTACTCCGTCGTGAGGTCCTCGAACGCGTCCAGCGTGGCGTCCGTCGTCTCGTGGTCCTCCATGTCTATCCACGTGAACACGCCGTGCTCGTCGGCGACCTCCACGATGCCTTCGAGGTTCTCGGCGAACACCTCGTCGCCCACGTCCAGCCCGATTTGGGACGGCTTCACCGAGATGCAGGCGTCCACACCGCTGTGCCCGATGTCGGCCACGAGGTCGCGGTACGCCTTCGCGTCGTCGTCGGCCGGCGGGCGCTGCTCGTAGTGCTCGCCGAGCAGATTCAGAATCGCGTTCACGTCCCGGTCGTTCAAGTCCTCGACGTGTTCGAGGGCCTCCGCCGGCGACTCGCCGGCCACGAACCGGCTCGCGATGGGGGGAATCATACCTCAGACTGAGGTGCGACTTCCCTTAAACGACCCGCTCCCGGGAATCCGCGGCTTATTTGCGTCGCCCGCGTGCACCGACGCCCATGAACCTCGCAGCCACCGTCGCCGTCGCGTTCTGGGCGATGCTCCCCGCGTACGTCCCGAACAACGCCGCGGTGCTCGCCGGCGGCGGCCGCCCCATCGACGGCGGCCGCACGCTCGGCGGCCGACGCGTCCTCGGCGACGGCAAGACGTGGCGCGGCACGCTCGTCGGCACGCTCGCCGGCGTCGCGCTCGCCGTCGCCCTCAACGCCGTCGAACCCGCCGCAAGCGACGCACTCGGCGTCGCGCTCCCCGAGTTCCCGCCCGCCGCCATGGTCGCGCTCGCGTTCGGCGCGATGCTCGGCGACATCCTCGCGTCCTTCCTGAAGCGACGGACGGGCCGCGAACGCGGCGCCGCCTTCCCCCTCGTCGACCAACTCGACTTCGTCGTCGTCTCCCTCACGCTCGCCGCGCTCGCCGCCCCCGCGTGGTTCGGCGACACCTTCACTCTCGACGTCCTCCTCGCCGTCCTCGTCCTCACCCCCGTCCTCCACGTCGCCACCAACGTGGCTGCGTACCTCCTCGGCCTGAAAAACGAGCCATACTAGCCCACTTTTTGCGCTGCATCGGGGGCGCACAGCGCCCCCGATTCGGCAAAAACTTGGGGAAAAAGCGGCATCGGACCCCCTATCGGGGGTCCTCGCCGCCTGCGCTCGCTACGCTCGCGCAGTGAACTGCTTCGCTCGGGCTTTTCAAGCCGCTCGCTTGCGGATGCTCGCGATAGAATCTCACCTTTTACGAGACACGCGGAAAGCCGAAATTCGAGGTCTCAGAGTGGTTTCTCGTACACGTAGCCGTCCACGTCGAGCAGTTCGTCGTGGTGGTCGCCGGCCCGCTCGTAGCCCTTCGCCTCGTAGAACGCGATGGTGTCGTCGTTCTCGGCCATCACCACGAGGTCGAGTGCGTCGTAGCCGGCGTCGCGGGCCGCGTCCTCGACGCGCGCGAGCAGTCGGCTCCCGACGCCCTCGCCCTGCCGGTCGGGGTGGACGTACAGCGACCCGAGCGTGTAGCCGTCGTCGCTCGGGACGCCGCTGGCGTACGCGACCACATCGTCGTCCTCGGCGACGAACGTCACGCTGTCGCCGGTACCGAATCGCTCGCGGAGGTCCTCGGGGTCGTAGTACGTCGCGAGGAACTCCTCGACGGCGTCGGCGCCGACGATATCGGCGTGGGCGTCGTGCCACGCCGCGTCCGCGACGCGGCGGACCGCCGTCGCGTCGTCCGGCGTCGCTTCGCGCAGTCGCACGCGAAGCGCTTCGCCGGCGTCTGACATACCGGTTTCGGCGGCGACCGGACGGTTTTTACTCGCCCGGCCCGCCCTCTCACCCGATGGCGAACGACGACCTCATCCAGTCCCTCCGCGACGCGGACGCCGTGCAGTACGGCGAGTTCGAACTCTCGCACGGCGGCACGTCGGACTACTACGTGGACAAGTACCTCTTCGAGACCGACCCCGAGTGCCTGCGCGCAATCGCCGCGGCGTTCGCCGAGCGCATCGACGACGACACGAAACTGGGCGGCGTCGCGCTCGGCGGCGTCCCGCTCGCCGCGGCGACCGCCGTCGAGGCGGGCGTGCCCTACGTCATCGCGCGCAAGCAAGCCAAGGAGTACGGCACCGGGAACCGAATCGAGGGCCGCCTCGACGAGGGCGAGGAGGTCGTCGTCGTGGAGGACATCGCGACGACCGGCCAGTCCGCCGTGGACGCCGTCGAAGCGCTCCGCGAGGCGGGCGCGGAAGTGAACCGCGCGCTGCTCGTGGTGGACCGCGAGGAGGGCGGGCGCGAACTGCTCGCGGAGCACGGCGTCGAGATGGAGGCGCTCGTGACGGCCAGCGACCTGCTGGACGCCGAATAACGCTGTTATTCGAGTCAGCGGTCGCTGGCGCTCCCGCGGACGCCGAGTGACGAGGCCACTCGCGCCGGAGCGCCGTCCCACACCGCGAAGTGCGCGCGTTTGTGATTTGTTCCCACGAACGCGGATTCGCGGTATTCAAGTTTGTGGAAACGTGTGTATCTGCATGAACCGAGCCGAGAAGGCCACGCTGCAGTTGCAGGCGGTCGCCGTCCTGCGGACGCTCAAGGAGACGCGCACCTACGACGAACTCTCCGCGGAGACCGGTCTCCCCGCGGGCGACCTGAACCGCTACGTGAACGGCCACGTCCTCCCGAGCGAGGACCGCGCCAGCGAGGTCGTCGGCGACGCCGGCGCCGACCTCCTGCGCGAGGAACTCACTGACCGCGTGCGCCTCGACGACGAGGGGTACGTCGACAACTCCGAGGTCGTCTTCGACCAGTCGTTCCTCGACTTGGTGGCGCCGGTCGCCGCCGAGACGTTCGACTTCGACCAGCCCGACGTGGTGCTCACCGCCGCCACCGACGGCATCACGCTCGCCGCGGCGCTCGCCTCCTACTACGGCGCCCGGTGTGCGTACGCGAAGAAGTCCAAGGAGACCGCCGTCGAGGAGTTCATCGAGGCCCGCCAGCGCCTCGATTCGGGCATCGAACTGACCTACTACCTCCCGGCGTCGGCGCTCGACGCGGGCGACACCGTGCTCGTCGTGGACGACCTGATTCGCTCGGGCGAGACTCAGGAACTCCTCCTCGACATCGCGGCCGCCGCGGACGCCGACGTGACCGGCGTGTTCGCGCTCATCGCGGCCGGCGACGAGGGCGTCGAGCGCGCCCGCGACCTCACCGACGCCCCGGTCGGCGCGCTCGCGAACCTCGACTGAGACCCACGACCCCCTACTTCTATGCACTGACGTGCAGTTCTCTCCCCGTCGAGAACGTGTTTGCACGCACGAACGTCGAACGTGCATAACAACGCTTAATATTCTCGTCCCGATGTGCTCGAACGTGCATCATGGGGCTCGCTGACTACTTCGCACTCGACGAACACGACACGGACGTCGGGACGGAACTCGTCGCCGGCGTCACCACGTTCCTAACGATGTCTTACATCGTCGTGGTGAATCCGGCCATCCTCTCGAACGCCATCCAGATAGACGGCGTCAGCGCGAACCGCACCTTCCAGATGATTGCGGTCGTCACGCTCGTCGCCGCCGGGACGGCGACGCTCGTGATGGCGCTGTACGCCAATAGACCGTTCGCGCAGGCGCCCGGCCTCGGCCTCAACGCCTTCTTCGCGTTCACGGTCGTCCTCGGCCTCGGCATCCCGTGGCAGACGGCGCTCGCCGCCGTCGTCGTGGAGGGTATCATCTTCATCGTGCTCACCGCCGTCGGCGCCCGCGAGTACATCATCAAACTGTTCCCCGAACCGGTGAAACTCTCCGTCGGCGCCGGTATCGGCCTCTTCCTCGCCATCATCGGCCTCGAAGAGATGCGGGTCGTCGTCGGCGACCCCGCCACCTTCCTCACGTTCAGTCCGGTGTTCGCCAGCGACCCCGTCGCCGTCGTTAGCGTCGTCGGCCTGTTCCTCACGCTCGCGCTGTACGCCCGCGACGTGCCCGGCAGCATCGTCGTCGGCATCGTCGCCACCTCCCTGATGGGGTACGCCGCCAGCGCGATGGGGTACACCGCGTACGCCGCCGAGAAAGCCACCGAACTGTACGGCGTCACGCTCCAGTCGCCGGTGCCGCTCGCGCCCGACGCGCCGATTACGTACAACGCCGCGAGTTACGACATCTCGCCGCTGGCCGGCGCGTTCATCACGGGTCTCCAGAACGTCGAGGGCGTGTCCTTCGCGCTCATCGTGTTCACGTTCTTCTTCGTGGACTTCTTCGACACCGCGGGCACGCTCGTCGGCGTCGGACAGGCCGGCGGCTTCCTCGACGAGGACGGCAACCTCCCCGACGTGGACAAGCCGCTGATGGCCGACGCCGTCGGCACCACCGTCGGCGGGATGCTCGGCACCTCCACCGTCACCACGTACATCGAGTCCGCGACGGGCGTCGAGGAGGGCGGTCGAACCGGTCTCACCGCGCTCGTCGTCGCGGTGTTGTTCTTCGCGAGTCTCGCCGTCGTCCCGCTGGCCGTCGCCGTGCCGACGTACGCGAGCCACCTCGTGCTCGTCGTGGTCGGCGTCATCATGCTCTCGAACGTCGCGGAAATCGCGTGGGACGACGTGACGTTCGCGGTGCCCGCCGCGCTCACCGTGCTCGTGATGCCGTTCACGTTCAGCATCGCGTACGGCCTCGCCGCCGGCATCGTCTCCTACCCGCTCGTGAAGGCCGCCGTCGGCGAAGTCGACGACGTCCACGTCGGCCAGTGGGTGCTCGCTGCGCTGTTCGTGCTCTACTTCTACGTCCGCACGAGCGGCGTGCTCTCGGCCGCGGTGTAGCGGCCGCGCGCACCGCCACCACGACGTTCTTCACCGGGGCTTCCCAACACCCGGTCGTGACTCTCGAACTGTACAAACTCCCCGGCTGTCCGTACTGCGCGAAAGTCGAGACGAAACTCGACGAACTCGGCGTCGACTACGTCGAACACGAGGTGCCGAGTTCGCACAGCCAGCGAGACGAAGTGGAGGCAGTCAGCGGTCAGACCGGCGTTCCCGTCATCGTCGACGAGGAACACGGCGTCGACGGAATGGCCGAGAGCGACGACATCGTGGCGTACCTGGAAGAGACGTACGGCGGGTAGGGTTTTGGTCCAGGTTTTGCCGGTCGGCGCGCGGTGTGCGCCGGCCGGGAAAAGGTGGGCGACCTGACATCGTGGCGTACCTGGAAGAGACGTACGGCGGGTAGGGTTTTGGTCCAGGTTTTGCCGGTCGGCGCGCGGTGTGCGCCGGCCGGGAAAAGGTGGGCGACCTGACATCGTGGCGTACCTGGAAGAGACGTACGGCGGGTAGGGTTTTGGTCCAGGTTTTGCCGGTCGGCGCGTCGTCTCTGGTTCGCGTTCGGCGCGCTGCGTGGCCACTGACCGCCTCGCGTTCCGCAGGTGAAAAAACGGGGGTCGCGTGGTGGGTCGGTGCTGCCGTCAGCGGTCGCGTGCGCACAGCGTGACGCGCCCGTCCTGTGCTACCGTCACCGTGTAGTCGTGGTACGTGAACGTGACGCGTAACTGCGTCGGGGGTGCGGGCATCGCTGGTTCCACGAGCGCGTTGAGCGCGTCGGGGTCAACTGCGTCCCCGAGGAGGTCGAGGTCGGTCGGGTCGCGGCCCGCCGCGGCGGCGACGGTCTCGACGACGGCGGTCGTCGGCGTGGTCTGCGACCAGTCGTACGTCTGACTGATTGGGAGTCGGTGGTCCGCGGATGCGGTGTCGTGTGCCTCTGACATGGTTCGGCCGGTGGTACTCGGCATTCTACACCGTCCGTGCGGCAGACTCGCACATATAACTTTCGTGACTATTGTGCTGTCGTCTGGTAACAAGCACGAAACAACCGCAAGACTGCGGCGTGAAACGAAACCAAACAGAACGTCTGTTTGTCCAACTGCTTCCGCGAAATCCCGTCGATAGTCACTCGCGGACGGCAGGCAGCGAGTGCAAAATCAGGCTTCCTGGGGCGACCCGCGCTCCGCGAGCAGGTCCCGGAGGTCCTCGGAGTCCTCGACCTCTTCGAGTTCCTCGCGCTCCACAATGGCCGTGTCGTCGACGGACTCGCGGCTCGCCTC
The nucleotide sequence above comes from Halobacterium litoreum. Encoded proteins:
- a CDS encoding phosphoribosyltransferase family protein, which gives rise to MNRAEKATLQLQAVAVLRTLKETRTYDELSAETGLPAGDLNRYVNGHVLPSEDRASEVVGDAGADLLREELTDRVRLDDEGYVDNSEVVFDQSFLDLVAPVAAETFDFDQPDVVLTAATDGITLAAALASYYGARCAYAKKSKETAVEEFIEARQRLDSGIELTYYLPASALDAGDTVLVVDDLIRSGETQELLLDIAAAADADVTGVFALIAAGDEGVERARDLTDAPVGALANLD
- a CDS encoding HalOD1 output domain-containing protein, whose amino-acid sequence is MSEAHDTASADHRLPISQTYDWSQTTPTTAVVETVAAAAGRDPTDLDLLGDAVDPDALNALVEPAMPAPPTQLRVTFTYHDYTVTVAQDGRVTLCARDR
- a CDS encoding proline dehydrogenase family protein, which codes for MIPPIASRFVAGESPAEALEHVEDLNDRDVNAILNLLGEHYEQRPPADDDAKAYRDLVADIGHSGVDACISVKPSQIGLDVGDEVFAENLEGIVEVADEHGVFTWIDMEDHETTDATLDAFEDLTTEYGGGVGVCIQANLKRTEDDLERLADLPGKVRLVKGAYDEPKDIAYKQKERVNEAYRDYLEYMFREFEDGVAVGSHDPEMISYAEELHDEYGTDYEVQMLMGVRDDAQYNLAAEGVEVWQYVPYGGKWFSYFYRRAMERKENMLFALRAVLGR
- a CDS encoding CDP-2,3-bis-(O-geranylgeranyl)-sn-glycerol synthase; protein product: MNLAATVAVAFWAMLPAYVPNNAAVLAGGGRPIDGGRTLGGRRVLGDGKTWRGTLVGTLAGVALAVALNAVEPAASDALGVALPEFPPAAMVALAFGAMLGDILASFLKRRTGRERGAAFPLVDQLDFVVVSLTLAALAAPAWFGDTFTLDVLLAVLVLTPVLHVATNVAAYLLGLKNEPY
- the pyrE gene encoding orotate phosphoribosyltransferase — translated: MANDDLIQSLRDADAVQYGEFELSHGGTSDYYVDKYLFETDPECLRAIAAAFAERIDDDTKLGGVALGGVPLAAATAVEAGVPYVIARKQAKEYGTGNRIEGRLDEGEEVVVVEDIATTGQSAVDAVEALREAGAEVNRALLVVDREEGGRELLAEHGVEMEALVTASDLLDAE
- a CDS encoding GNAT family N-acetyltransferase, translating into MRLREATPDDATAVRRVADAAWHDAHADIVGADAVEEFLATYYDPEDLRERFGTGDSVTFVAEDDDVVAYASGVPSDDGYTLGSLYVHPDRQGEGVGSRLLARVEDAARDAGYDALDLVVMAENDDTIAFYEAKGYERAGDHHDELLDVDGYVYEKPL
- a CDS encoding glutaredoxin family protein; protein product: MTLELYKLPGCPYCAKVETKLDELGVDYVEHEVPSSHSQRDEVEAVSGQTGVPVIVDEEHGVDGMAESDDIVAYLEETYGG
- a CDS encoding NCS2 family permease, which codes for MGLADYFALDEHDTDVGTELVAGVTTFLTMSYIVVVNPAILSNAIQIDGVSANRTFQMIAVVTLVAAGTATLVMALYANRPFAQAPGLGLNAFFAFTVVLGLGIPWQTALAAVVVEGIIFIVLTAVGAREYIIKLFPEPVKLSVGAGIGLFLAIIGLEEMRVVVGDPATFLTFSPVFASDPVAVVSVVGLFLTLALYARDVPGSIVVGIVATSLMGYAASAMGYTAYAAEKATELYGVTLQSPVPLAPDAPITYNAASYDISPLAGAFITGLQNVEGVSFALIVFTFFFVDFFDTAGTLVGVGQAGGFLDEDGNLPDVDKPLMADAVGTTVGGMLGTSTVTTYIESATGVEEGGRTGLTALVVAVLFFASLAVVPLAVAVPTYASHLVLVVVGVIMLSNVAEIAWDDVTFAVPAALTVLVMPFTFSIAYGLAAGIVSYPLVKAAVGEVDDVHVGQWVLAALFVLYFYVRTSGVLSAAV